One window of Mangrovibacterium diazotrophicum genomic DNA carries:
- a CDS encoding RnfABCDGE type electron transport complex subunit G — protein MAIQSSFKNMVLTLLTVSLISATVLGFVHSLTKDAIEASKLKAQNDAIKAILPEFDHLGASWKALPADASDSLTFFPAYDGSNQLVAVAVKSYTNNGFSGLIEIMVGFKPEGDITGYQVLETKETPGLGSKAQDWFSNEAKPKQNIIGKNPGTTDMHVSKDGGDVDAITASTITSRAFLEAVRRAYDTFKSAAPASATPEQTAAATAEPVTEGGES, from the coding sequence TTGATTTCGGCCACCGTTCTGGGTTTTGTGCACAGCCTCACCAAAGATGCTATTGAAGCATCGAAATTGAAAGCGCAGAATGATGCGATCAAAGCAATTCTGCCTGAATTCGATCACCTGGGAGCAAGCTGGAAAGCGCTTCCTGCTGATGCTTCCGACAGTTTAACCTTTTTCCCGGCCTATGACGGATCGAACCAACTTGTTGCCGTAGCTGTGAAAAGTTACACGAACAACGGGTTCAGCGGATTGATTGAAATTATGGTCGGTTTTAAACCCGAAGGCGACATTACCGGCTACCAGGTACTCGAAACCAAAGAAACACCGGGGCTGGGATCGAAAGCACAGGATTGGTTTAGCAATGAAGCCAAGCCAAAGCAAAACATTATTGGTAAAAACCCCGGCACAACGGATATGCATGTAAGCAAAGACGGTGGCGATGTGGATGCGATTACCGCGTCAACCATTACATCCCGTGCTTTTCTGGAAGCTGTTCGCCGTGCTTACGATACATTTAAAAGTGCAGCGCCCGCTTCGGCAACACCAGAGCAAACTGCTGCAGCAACAGCAGAACCTGTAACAGAAGGAGGTGAATCATGA
- the rsxE gene encoding electron transport complex subunit RsxE, which produces MNNFTKGFFRENPIFVLLLGMCPTLGVTSSAINGLGMGLATTFVLVMANMSVSMVKNVIPDKVRIPSFIVIIAAFVTVVELLMQAYLPALFKSLGLFIPLIVVNCIVLGRAEAFASKNNVVSSAIDGASMGLGFSLALTMLGAIREFLGSGMMFGIRIYPEDYGMLLFVLAPGAFIALGYLIAIINKLRKA; this is translated from the coding sequence ATGAATAACTTCACAAAAGGATTTTTTAGAGAGAACCCCATCTTTGTTCTTCTGCTGGGGATGTGCCCAACGCTTGGGGTAACTTCTTCGGCCATCAACGGACTGGGGATGGGATTGGCAACAACCTTCGTGTTGGTAATGGCAAACATGTCGGTTTCGATGGTGAAAAACGTGATTCCGGACAAAGTGAGGATCCCGAGCTTCATCGTCATTATCGCAGCCTTCGTAACTGTTGTTGAGTTGCTGATGCAGGCTTACCTGCCAGCCTTATTCAAAAGCTTAGGTCTGTTCATCCCGTTGATCGTGGTAAACTGTATCGTACTGGGACGTGCCGAAGCATTTGCCTCAAAAAACAATGTGGTATCATCGGCAATCGACGGTGCCAGCATGGGACTTGGGTTCTCACTGGCATTGACCATGCTGGGAGCTATCCGCGAATTTCTGGGTAGCGGCATGATGTTCGGCATCAGAATTTACCCCGAAGATTACGGCATGCTGCTGTTCGTTTTGGCACCAGGCGCGTTCATCGCACTGGGCTACCTGATTGCCATTATCAATAAACTCAGAAAAGCATAG
- the rsxA gene encoding electron transport complex subunit RsxA, producing the protein MEYILIIISAVFVHNIVLSQFLGICPFLGVSKRISTAVGMTGAVTFVLVLATIVTYLIQKNVLDPFNIGYLQTISFILIIASLVQLVEIILKKVSPSLYQALGVFLPLITTNCAILGVAILTIQKDLNLIESVVFAASNAIGFGLALVLFAGIREHLDLIEIPKGLKGTPIALIVAGILAMAFMGFSGLV; encoded by the coding sequence ATGGAATATATCTTAATCATTATATCTGCTGTATTTGTACACAACATTGTACTGTCGCAGTTCCTCGGAATTTGTCCGTTCTTGGGCGTATCCAAACGTATTTCGACAGCCGTTGGGATGACCGGTGCTGTAACCTTCGTTTTGGTTTTGGCAACCATTGTAACCTACCTGATTCAGAAAAATGTCTTGGATCCCTTCAACATCGGTTACCTGCAAACCATTTCATTCATCCTGATTATCGCATCGCTGGTGCAGCTGGTTGAAATTATTCTGAAAAAAGTCAGTCCGTCGTTATACCAGGCATTGGGTGTTTTCCTGCCGCTGATTACAACCAACTGTGCGATCCTTGGGGTTGCCATCCTGACCATTCAGAAAGACCTGAACCTGATCGAGAGCGTGGTTTTTGCCGCTTCAAACGCAATTGGCTTTGGTTTGGCTTTGGTGCTGTTTGCCGGTATCCGCGAACACCTGGATTTAATTGAAATACCAAAAGGTTTAAAAGGAACCCCAATTGCCTTAATTGTTGCCGGTATCCTGGCAATGGCTTTTATGGGTTTTAGTGGTCTAGTTTAA
- the ggt gene encoding gamma-glutamyltransferase translates to MSKIIPLLLIAAILIQCKPSTQDKEKTTERGLIGQSAMVVSAREEASEVGLAILKKGGNAFDAMVATDLSLLVSFPFAGNIGGGGFMVYRLANGECGAIDYREKAPFAASHDMYLDEQGNVIPGKSTLGAMAIGVPGTIAGLFAVHEKLGSLPMKDLIQPAIDLATNGVVVTEKQANRLNHYRHLFSQANKRTILLDKEWTAGDTIRYPELAETLTRIRDHGKDEFYKGKTAQLLVDYVQQLGGIITMDDLAAYEAKWRTPITFTYNGNKIISMPPPSSGGICLAQILKSIEPFNISQYGQNSVQYIQLLTEAERRAYADRAHFLGDPDFVDIPTDSLIDPAYLNQRMADFSWEKASRSTDISHGELNAYESNETTHYSIVDSMGNAVSVTTTLNGAYGSKVYVAGAGFFLNNEMDDFSSKPGTPNMFGLVGAEANAIAPEKRMLSSMTPTIVEQGGKLKMVVGTPGGSTIITSVAQNILNVLDYDMGMQESVSQPRFHHQWLPDDVRFEPGFDTLVFAPLRDLGYNIDQSNSPIIGKVDAVLLLPDGSLEGGADPRGDDKAAGF, encoded by the coding sequence ATGAGCAAAATAATTCCTCTCTTGCTGATTGCAGCAATTCTCATTCAATGTAAACCAAGTACTCAAGATAAAGAAAAGACAACCGAGCGTGGTTTGATCGGACAATCAGCTATGGTTGTGTCGGCTCGTGAAGAAGCTTCTGAAGTTGGACTGGCCATTCTGAAAAAAGGCGGCAATGCCTTCGATGCGATGGTTGCAACAGATTTGTCGCTGTTGGTTTCCTTCCCCTTTGCCGGGAACATCGGTGGCGGAGGCTTCATGGTTTACCGGCTGGCCAATGGTGAATGCGGGGCAATTGACTATCGCGAAAAGGCGCCTTTTGCCGCATCACACGACATGTATCTGGATGAACAAGGGAATGTGATTCCCGGGAAAAGTACTTTAGGCGCGATGGCAATCGGCGTTCCCGGAACGATCGCCGGCCTGTTTGCCGTTCACGAAAAGCTGGGCTCACTGCCGATGAAAGACCTCATTCAACCGGCTATTGACTTGGCGACGAACGGCGTTGTTGTCACCGAAAAACAAGCCAATCGATTAAACCATTACCGGCATTTATTCAGCCAGGCCAACAAGCGAACCATTCTGCTCGACAAAGAATGGACTGCCGGTGATACCATTCGATACCCGGAATTGGCCGAAACATTGACCCGCATCCGCGACCATGGCAAAGACGAATTCTATAAAGGAAAAACCGCCCAATTGCTAGTAGATTACGTGCAGCAGTTAGGCGGAATTATAACAATGGACGACTTGGCTGCTTACGAAGCCAAATGGAGGACACCCATTACCTTCACCTACAACGGCAACAAAATCATATCGATGCCACCGCCATCCAGCGGAGGTATTTGCCTGGCGCAGATTTTAAAAAGCATTGAGCCGTTCAACATCAGCCAATACGGCCAAAACTCGGTTCAATATATTCAATTATTGACCGAGGCTGAAAGACGGGCTTACGCTGATCGCGCACATTTTTTGGGCGATCCGGATTTTGTCGATATCCCTACCGACAGTTTGATAGACCCGGCTTATTTGAACCAGCGCATGGCTGATTTCTCTTGGGAAAAAGCCAGCCGATCGACGGACATCTCTCATGGTGAATTGAATGCTTACGAAAGCAACGAAACAACCCACTACTCCATCGTCGATTCGATGGGTAATGCGGTTTCTGTAACCACAACGTTGAACGGTGCCTACGGATCGAAAGTCTACGTGGCAGGAGCAGGTTTCTTCCTGAACAACGAGATGGACGATTTCAGCTCGAAACCGGGAACGCCGAATATGTTTGGACTGGTTGGAGCCGAAGCGAATGCCATTGCCCCGGAGAAACGCATGTTGAGTTCGATGACGCCAACAATTGTAGAGCAAGGCGGAAAACTGAAAATGGTGGTTGGAACGCCGGGAGGATCGACAATCATTACTTCAGTTGCCCAAAACATTCTCAACGTACTGGATTACGATATGGGCATGCAGGAATCCGTTTCACAACCTCGTTTTCATCACCAATGGCTGCCGGACGATGTTCGCTTCGAGCCGGGTTTTGACACACTGGTATTTGCTCCATTGCGGGACTTGGGCTACAACATCGATCAAAGCAACTCCCCCATTATCGGGAAAGTTGACGCTGTCTTGCTATTGCCCGACGGATCGCTGGAAGGCGGTGCTGACCCCAGAGGCGACGACAAAGCGGCGGGGTTCTAA
- a CDS encoding Nramp family divalent metal transporter: MWGIFKFDTKNHQPRLGAAEIFKFIGPGLLVTVGFIDPGNWASNLAAGAQFGYSLLWMVTLSTIMLIVLQHNVAHLGIVTGLCLSEAATEHLKPLYSRGLLISAMMASVSTSLAEILGGAIALKMLFDIPIVIGSVLVTVFVIIMLFSKNYRVIEKWIIAFVSVIGLSFLYELSLVDVAWGQAVKGWVTPSFPENSILVIMSVLGAVVMPHNLFLHSEIIQSRQWNLADDAVIKKQLKYEFFDTLFSMIIGWAINSAMILLAAVTFFKTKTPVDELEQANHLLGPLLGSHASNVFAVALLFAGISSTITSGMSAGSIFAGIYKEPYDIKDSHSKLGVILSLVLALIIIFFISNPFQGLLISQMVLSIQLPLTIFAQVYLTSSEKVMGKYKNSIKSKWMLYALGAIVTALNIVLFVSAFQ, from the coding sequence ATGTGGGGTATCTTTAAATTCGACACCAAGAACCATCAGCCCAGACTTGGCGCGGCTGAAATCTTCAAATTTATTGGTCCGGGACTGCTGGTCACCGTTGGCTTTATCGACCCGGGAAACTGGGCTTCGAACCTGGCTGCGGGCGCCCAGTTCGGATACTCCCTGTTGTGGATGGTCACGCTCTCCACGATTATGCTCATCGTGCTTCAGCACAATGTTGCCCACCTGGGAATCGTAACCGGTCTTTGTCTCTCAGAGGCTGCCACCGAGCATTTAAAACCGCTTTATTCGCGCGGATTGCTGATCTCGGCCATGATGGCTTCAGTTTCAACCTCGCTGGCTGAAATTCTTGGGGGAGCCATCGCCTTGAAAATGCTATTTGATATCCCTATCGTAATCGGATCGGTACTTGTCACGGTTTTTGTCATCATCATGTTGTTTTCCAAAAACTACCGGGTAATCGAAAAATGGATCATCGCCTTCGTTTCTGTCATCGGGCTTTCATTTCTGTACGAGCTTTCGCTGGTTGACGTGGCATGGGGACAAGCCGTAAAAGGCTGGGTAACACCCTCCTTCCCCGAGAATTCGATCCTGGTGATCATGAGCGTGCTTGGAGCTGTTGTGATGCCGCATAACCTGTTTCTGCATTCCGAAATCATTCAAAGCCGCCAATGGAACCTGGCCGACGATGCCGTGATCAAAAAACAACTGAAGTACGAGTTCTTCGATACGCTGTTCAGTATGATTATTGGCTGGGCCATCAACAGCGCCATGATTTTGCTGGCTGCTGTAACCTTTTTTAAAACGAAAACCCCGGTTGATGAACTGGAGCAAGCCAATCATCTCTTAGGGCCACTTTTGGGTAGTCATGCCTCCAACGTGTTTGCCGTAGCGCTACTGTTTGCCGGCATCTCGTCAACCATTACTTCAGGCATGTCGGCAGGAAGTATTTTTGCAGGAATTTACAAGGAACCCTACGATATAAAGGACAGTCACTCCAAACTTGGTGTGATCCTCTCACTGGTATTGGCACTCATCATCATTTTCTTTATTTCCAATCCTTTCCAGGGATTGTTGATTTCACAAATGGTTTTGAGCATCCAGCTCCCGTTGACGATTTTTGCACAGGTTTATCTCACCTCATCCGAAAAGGTGATGGGGAAATATAAAAACTCCATAAAATCAAAATGGATGCTTTATGCCCTGGGCGCAATCGTTACAGCTCTGAATATTGTGTTATTTGTTAGTGCTTTTCAGTAG
- a CDS encoding SRPBCC family protein — MKTFQTSREISASPGQVFDAISEPDRLARWWGPDGFSNTFKLFEFEAGGRWSFIMHGPDGTDYANESEFVEIIGNEKVVIRHLSQPHFTLTIQLIDSKTGTVVDWNQEFDSEEVANIVAPVVIPSNEQNLDRLTKEVCGS; from the coding sequence ATGAAAACATTCCAGACATCACGCGAGATTTCAGCGTCACCAGGGCAGGTCTTCGATGCGATAAGCGAACCTGATCGATTGGCTCGCTGGTGGGGGCCAGACGGCTTTTCGAACACGTTTAAGTTGTTTGAGTTTGAAGCCGGAGGACGGTGGTCGTTTATCATGCACGGGCCTGATGGAACTGACTATGCCAACGAATCCGAGTTTGTTGAAATTATTGGCAATGAAAAGGTGGTTATCCGGCACCTTTCGCAGCCACATTTCACTTTAACTATCCAACTAATCGATTCGAAGACAGGGACAGTCGTTGACTGGAATCAGGAGTTTGACAGCGAAGAGGTTGCCAATATTGTGGCGCCAGTTGTTATTCCTTCCAACGAGCAAAACCTGGATCGGCTAACAAAGGAAGTTTGTGGTAGTTAA
- the rsgA gene encoding ribosome small subunit-dependent GTPase A, whose protein sequence is MTLEDLGYTSDLEHYRTEHGLGTFTIGRVIAEHKERYVVKTAETEYDAEILGNLRFSAQSRADFPAVGDWVAVSEYDDDKALIHAVLPRKSVIERQAVGKKGEKQIIATNIDKAFIVLAVDRDFSINRIERYLAICHNSNVEPIVILGKIDLIEAAASVELLESVRKRVKDVPILTISNESKQGIDELKQMLDQGKTYCLLGSSGVGKSTLLNTLLGQQLMQTDVISEHTNRGKHVTTHRELKVLESGGIIIDNPGMREVGMADSVGGIELTFGTILELSEECRFKDCSHTTETGCAVLAALETGAIDQASYENYLRMTREQQHFESTVAEKRKKDKDFGKLMKNYKKGNYKK, encoded by the coding sequence ATGACCCTTGAAGATTTAGGATACACCAGCGACTTGGAGCATTACCGAACCGAACATGGTTTGGGTACTTTCACCATTGGACGGGTAATTGCCGAGCACAAGGAGCGCTATGTAGTGAAGACAGCTGAGACCGAATACGACGCTGAAATACTCGGTAATTTGCGCTTTTCGGCTCAAAGCCGGGCCGATTTTCCGGCTGTTGGCGATTGGGTGGCTGTATCGGAGTACGACGACGACAAAGCACTGATTCATGCTGTTTTGCCGCGAAAGTCGGTGATCGAGCGGCAGGCAGTCGGTAAAAAAGGGGAGAAGCAAATTATTGCAACCAATATTGACAAAGCTTTTATTGTGCTGGCTGTCGACCGTGATTTCAGCATTAATCGGATTGAACGTTATCTGGCGATTTGCCACAACTCAAATGTTGAGCCGATCGTCATCCTGGGCAAAATTGATTTGATTGAGGCCGCAGCTTCGGTAGAATTATTGGAAAGCGTTCGGAAAAGAGTTAAAGACGTTCCAATTTTAACAATCAGCAATGAATCGAAACAGGGGATTGATGAATTAAAGCAGATGCTGGACCAAGGGAAGACCTATTGTTTGTTGGGCTCTTCTGGCGTTGGAAAGTCCACACTTTTAAACACGTTGCTTGGTCAGCAACTGATGCAAACCGACGTGATCAGCGAGCATACGAACCGCGGGAAACACGTGACTACTCACCGCGAGTTAAAGGTTCTCGAAAGCGGCGGAATTATCATAGATAATCCGGGAATGCGCGAGGTGGGCATGGCGGATTCGGTTGGCGGAATTGAATTAACATTCGGAACAATTCTGGAGCTTTCCGAAGAATGCCGTTTTAAGGACTGCTCGCACACCACGGAGACCGGTTGTGCGGTATTGGCGGCTTTGGAAACTGGAGCGATTGATCAGGCTTCGTATGAAAATTACCTGAGAATGACGCGGGAACAGCAGCACTTTGAATCGACGGTGGCCGAAAAACGCAAAAAGGATAAGGATTTCGGGAAGCTGATGAAAAACTACAAAAAGGGGAATTATAAGAAGTAA
- a CDS encoding DJ-1/PfpI family protein, with protein sequence MKNILLLLAEGFEVFEASVFIDVMGWNLEEGDGTTKLYTGALRKEIKSSFSQRFGVDYVIDEIDVCQFDALAVPGGFEVYGFYNDAYDERFLDLIRKFEAENKIIASICVGALPLGKSGVLAGKKGTTYNNPVRREALSSFGVNVLHQPIVMDDQLITSWNPSTAMNVALLLLENLTTRENADYVRQLMGF encoded by the coding sequence ATGAAAAATATACTCTTACTACTAGCCGAGGGATTTGAAGTTTTTGAAGCCAGTGTGTTTATCGACGTGATGGGGTGGAACCTGGAAGAAGGTGACGGCACCACAAAATTGTATACGGGCGCTTTGCGAAAAGAGATTAAAAGTTCCTTTAGTCAGCGCTTTGGCGTCGATTATGTGATTGATGAAATTGATGTCTGCCAATTCGATGCGCTGGCTGTGCCCGGCGGATTTGAGGTTTACGGTTTTTACAACGATGCTTACGACGAGCGGTTTCTGGATTTGATCCGAAAGTTTGAGGCCGAGAATAAAATCATTGCCTCGATATGTGTTGGGGCGTTGCCTCTGGGTAAAAGTGGTGTGCTGGCTGGCAAAAAAGGAACGACCTACAACAACCCTGTTCGCAGGGAAGCTTTGAGCAGCTTTGGCGTCAATGTTCTTCATCAACCTATCGTCATGGACGATCAGCTGATCACTTCCTGGAATCCGTCGACAGCGATGAATGTTGCGTTGCTCTTACTCGAAAATCTGACCACCAGAGAAAATGCCGATTACGTGCGGCAGTTGATGGGATTTTAG
- a CDS encoding helix-hairpin-helix domain-containing protein, translating into MNKEQSIKELKTIPGVGKSIADDLWNIGILKVADLVGKDPEVLYDLSNRYAGVVQDRCLLYVFRCAVYFAETPGNEQEPEKLKWWYWKDPR; encoded by the coding sequence ATGAATAAAGAACAGTCGATAAAAGAACTAAAAACCATCCCCGGTGTCGGGAAATCAATTGCTGATGATCTTTGGAATATTGGGATTTTGAAGGTCGCGGATTTGGTGGGCAAAGATCCCGAAGTGCTTTATGATTTATCGAACCGCTATGCGGGTGTAGTTCAGGATCGCTGTCTGCTTTATGTCTTCCGTTGTGCCGTTTATTTTGCCGAAACACCAGGAAATGAGCAAGAGCCTGAAAAACTGAAATGGTGGTATTGGAAAGACCCAAGATGA